Proteins from one Candidatus Nanopelagicales bacterium genomic window:
- a CDS encoding glycosyltransferase family 39 protein, with translation MPYEPLPTASTPAPPVTGVTGATAAAESARAADTEPPPSSRWRQLVLGDPTDPRWVRPALLALLLGTALLYLWDLGASGWANSFYSAAVQAGTQSWKAFFFGSSDAANFITVDKPPASLWVMGISARVFGVNSWSILAPQALEGVAAVGFLYLTVRRWFSPAAGLIAGAVLALTPVAVLMFRFNNPDALLVLLLVLAAYATTRAIEKANPYWLMLAATLIGTGFLTKMLQAYLVVPAFALAYLVAAPTSVRKRLVQLLLAGVALVVSSGWWVAIVELTPAANRPYIGGSQNNSVLELIWGYNGLGRITGNETGSVGGAPNGAGGSMWGATGWDRMFGSQMGSQISWLLPAALILLVAMVVYAGRAGRSDRLRTAMIIWGGWLLTTALVFSFAQGIIHEYYTVALAPAIAAIVGIGVHYLWERREALNARIMLAATLAVTSIWAFVLLSRSADWYPPLRFLILLGGVVAAVVIVALPWLSVRGVAMAAVAAAIIGLAGPTAYALQTASTPHVGSLPTAGPATAGGFGPGRAGPGGAGGAGGGFGPGAGGTGQFGNGPLAGLGQGPGGTTGQLPGGTTGQLPGATTNQLPGGTAGQLPGGTNGGLGGGQQGGAQQGGAGGLLSASTPGAAVTAALQAHSDQYTWVAAIVGANSASGYQLASGDPVMAIGGFNGSDPTPTLAQFQDYVAQGKIHYFIVGGGMGGGRGGAQGGTTQGGTTQGGTAQGRGGLGGNASSTSSEITAWVAANYPAKTIDGTTMYDLSAPITGSA, from the coding sequence ATGCCATATGAACCGCTTCCGACAGCGTCCACGCCGGCGCCGCCGGTAACTGGGGTCACCGGGGCAACCGCGGCAGCGGAATCCGCACGCGCTGCGGATACCGAGCCGCCACCCTCGTCCCGGTGGCGCCAACTCGTGCTCGGCGACCCCACTGATCCCCGGTGGGTACGCCCCGCTCTGCTGGCCCTACTGCTGGGTACCGCCTTGCTCTACCTCTGGGACCTCGGCGCTTCCGGCTGGGCTAACTCGTTCTATTCGGCCGCAGTCCAGGCCGGCACCCAGTCATGGAAGGCCTTCTTCTTCGGTTCCTCAGATGCGGCCAACTTCATCACCGTCGACAAGCCACCGGCGTCGCTGTGGGTGATGGGAATATCGGCTCGCGTCTTCGGGGTGAACTCGTGGAGCATTCTGGCTCCGCAGGCGCTGGAGGGCGTCGCGGCCGTTGGGTTCCTCTATCTGACGGTGCGGCGTTGGTTCTCCCCCGCTGCGGGTTTGATCGCCGGCGCCGTGTTGGCATTGACTCCCGTTGCGGTACTGATGTTCCGCTTCAACAACCCCGACGCACTGTTGGTGCTGTTGCTGGTGCTCGCCGCGTATGCAACCACCAGGGCTATCGAGAAGGCGAATCCGTACTGGCTAATGCTGGCGGCGACGCTTATCGGCACCGGCTTCCTCACCAAGATGTTGCAGGCTTACCTGGTCGTCCCAGCCTTTGCGCTGGCATACCTGGTCGCGGCACCCACCAGTGTCCGCAAACGCCTCGTCCAGCTGTTGCTAGCCGGTGTTGCCCTCGTCGTCTCGTCCGGGTGGTGGGTCGCGATTGTGGAGCTAACCCCGGCAGCTAATCGGCCGTACATCGGTGGTTCGCAGAACAACAGCGTGCTGGAGCTCATCTGGGGTTACAACGGCCTCGGTCGGATCACCGGCAATGAGACCGGCAGCGTGGGGGGTGCGCCCAACGGGGCTGGCGGTTCAATGTGGGGAGCCACGGGTTGGGATCGCATGTTCGGTTCGCAAATGGGCAGTCAGATCTCGTGGCTACTGCCAGCGGCGCTTATCCTCCTGGTTGCGATGGTCGTCTACGCAGGTCGAGCTGGACGCTCTGATCGCCTGCGCACCGCGATGATCATCTGGGGCGGCTGGCTACTAACGACCGCGTTGGTGTTCAGTTTTGCCCAGGGAATCATTCACGAGTACTACACGGTCGCCCTTGCACCCGCCATTGCGGCGATCGTCGGAATTGGGGTGCACTACCTCTGGGAGCGCCGTGAAGCACTGAACGCTCGGATCATGCTGGCCGCGACTTTGGCGGTCACATCAATCTGGGCCTTCGTCCTACTGAGCCGCAGCGCCGATTGGTACCCGCCCTTGCGCTTCTTGATTCTGCTCGGTGGAGTTGTCGCCGCCGTGGTCATCGTGGCGCTGCCGTGGCTATCGGTCCGAGGAGTCGCCATGGCGGCAGTGGCTGCGGCCATCATCGGGTTGGCGGGACCAACCGCCTATGCGCTGCAGACGGCCTCGACCCCGCACGTTGGCAGCCTGCCAACAGCTGGACCCGCAACGGCCGGAGGCTTTGGCCCCGGACGAGCTGGTCCCGGCGGTGCGGGTGGAGCTGGCGGTGGGTTTGGTCCCGGCGCGGGCGGCACCGGACAGTTCGGGAATGGTCCGCTAGCGGGACTAGGCCAGGGGCCGGGCGGCACAACTGGTCAGCTCCCCGGCGGCACGACGGGTCAGCTACCCGGGGCCACCACGAATCAGCTCCCTGGCGGCACGGCAGGCCAGCTGCCTGGTGGAACTAACGGTGGTCTCGGTGGCGGGCAACAGGGAGGCGCGCAACAAGGTGGTGCCGGTGGGTTGCTCTCGGCGAGCACCCCTGGCGCAGCAGTCACCGCAGCGCTGCAGGCCCACTCTGATCAGTACACCTGGGTGGCCGCGATCGTAGGCGCCAACTCGGCCTCCGGCTACCAGTTGGCGAGCGGCGATCCGGTCATGGCGATCGGTGGATTCAACGGATCGGATCCGACCCCTACCCTTGCCCAATTCCAGGATTACGTCGCCCAGGGAAAGATCCACTACTTCATCGTGGGCGGCGGCATGGGCGGCGGACGTGGCGGTGCGCAGGGTGGCACCACTCAAGGCGGCACCACGCAAGGCGGCACGGCTCAAGGAAGGGGTGGGCTTGGTGGCAACGCGAGCTCAACCTCCTCTGAGATCACCGCGTGGGTTGCGGCGAACTACCCGGCCAAGACCATCGACGGCACGACCATGTACGACCTGTCGGCCCCGATCACCGGAAGCGCATGA